From Frateuria aurantia DSM 6220, one genomic window encodes:
- a CDS encoding CDP-glycerol glycerophosphotransferase family protein: MSKKHYLLYGSERYALAILRPLQSAIRARGDEAAWFFDGPGAEDLVEGERLLSVAEVRAWKPLAVITSSNAVPHFFPGIKVETFHGFDAGKPRHIYVRGFFDLYCTTGPRDTKAFSEIAARCGHFSVTETGFPKLDPFMRSIAGPLPPVRQPPVILYHSTFSPSWSAAELLYEEVKRLSRDGRWRWIVTFHPKMNPDTVAKYRALQNEYLSFADNDNILELFGQVDMMCSDTSSALNEFLLTGKPVVTFRNRRPGPQLIDIDQVDQFEPAIARALARPPELMQAIRDYGDAIHPYRDGRSSERILEAIDAFAASGARNRRRKPWNLWRKLKIRRRIGYWGPA; the protein is encoded by the coding sequence ATGAGCAAAAAGCATTACCTGTTGTACGGTTCCGAGCGCTATGCGCTGGCCATCCTGCGTCCGCTGCAGAGCGCGATCCGCGCCCGCGGCGACGAGGCCGCCTGGTTTTTCGACGGCCCCGGCGCCGAGGATCTGGTCGAGGGCGAGCGCCTGCTGAGCGTGGCCGAGGTGCGGGCCTGGAAGCCGCTGGCCGTGATCACCTCCAGCAACGCGGTGCCGCACTTTTTCCCCGGCATCAAGGTCGAAACCTTTCATGGCTTCGATGCCGGCAAGCCCAGGCATATCTATGTCCGCGGTTTTTTCGACCTGTACTGCACCACCGGTCCACGCGATACCAAGGCCTTTTCCGAAATCGCCGCCCGATGCGGACATTTCAGCGTGACCGAGACCGGCTTTCCCAAGCTGGACCCGTTCATGCGCTCGATTGCCGGACCGCTGCCTCCGGTACGCCAGCCGCCGGTGATCCTGTATCACTCGACATTTTCACCCTCGTGGAGCGCGGCCGAGTTGCTGTATGAGGAGGTCAAGCGACTGTCGAGGGATGGTCGCTGGCGCTGGATCGTCACCTTCCATCCGAAGATGAATCCCGACACCGTCGCCAAATACCGGGCACTGCAGAATGAGTACCTGAGTTTTGCCGACAACGACAATATCCTGGAACTGTTCGGGCAGGTCGACATGATGTGCTCGGATACCTCCTCGGCGCTCAACGAGTTCCTGCTGACCGGCAAGCCGGTGGTGACCTTCAGGAATCGTCGTCCCGGACCGCAGTTGATCGATATCGACCAGGTCGATCAGTTCGAACCGGCCATCGCGCGGGCACTGGCTCGCCCACCCGAACTGATGCAGGCGATCCGGGACTACGGCGATGCCATCCATCCCTACCGGGACGGGCGTTCCAGCGAGCGGATTCTGGAGGCGATCGATGCCTTTGCCGCCAGCGGAGCCCGCAATCGCCGCCGCAAGCCCTGGAATCTGTGGCGCAAGCTGAAGATCCGGCGCCGTATCGGCTATTGGGGACCGGCCTGA
- a CDS encoding glycosyltransferase family 2 protein, with translation MQTFPLSLVVMTYNEAHTIARCLDSVPFAAEKLVIDCGSTDDTVAIARACGARVIHQDWLGFGPQRNFAQAQAGHDWILALDADEYLSPALVDEMTAALPALLVSDKAAAWLRRSLIYMGAPMRWYRPAVGDRMARLYHRDRARWRDVRVHESLEFKGPATELKAPFYHLNNRSLLEKQLKVLRYSELKCLDWNDRGKPLRMWQSPWVFVLAFFKDYVLRLGLLDGWRGFAISQTAASYALYKRMRYFEMKHDPDSVATAATALRRHQLDR, from the coding sequence ATGCAGACTTTTCCCCTCAGCCTCGTCGTGATGACCTACAACGAGGCTCACACGATTGCACGCTGCCTGGACAGCGTGCCCTTTGCCGCCGAAAAACTGGTGATCGACTGCGGCAGCACAGACGACACCGTGGCCATCGCCCGGGCCTGCGGCGCCCGGGTGATCCACCAGGACTGGCTGGGTTTCGGACCGCAGCGCAATTTCGCGCAGGCACAGGCCGGTCATGACTGGATTCTGGCGCTGGACGCCGACGAGTATCTGTCGCCGGCCCTGGTCGACGAGATGACAGCCGCCCTGCCCGCCCTGCTGGTCAGCGACAAGGCGGCGGCATGGCTGCGACGCAGTCTGATCTACATGGGAGCCCCGATGCGTTGGTATCGCCCGGCCGTCGGCGATCGGATGGCAAGGCTTTATCATCGCGACCGCGCGCGCTGGCGCGATGTGCGGGTGCATGAATCATTGGAATTCAAAGGCCCCGCGACCGAATTGAAGGCCCCGTTCTATCATCTGAACAATCGCAGCCTGCTGGAAAAGCAGCTGAAGGTGCTGCGTTATTCAGAACTGAAATGCCTGGACTGGAACGACCGCGGCAAACCGCTGCGAATGTGGCAGAGTCCATGGGTCTTTGTGCTGGCCTTCTTCAAGGACTACGTGCTGCGTCTGGGGCTGCTTGATGGCTGGCGCGGCTTTGCGATTTCCCAGACGGCGGCCTCGTATGCGCTTTACAAGCGCATGCGTTATTTTGAAATGAAGCACGATCCGGACTCCGTGGCCACCGCCGCGACGGCCCTCCGGCGTCACCAACTCGACCGCTGA
- a CDS encoding O-antigen ligase family protein, producing the protein MRGSGSLHAIPFRLLAGRASMASWLWLGTVWLWVGMALAPVNHRVWNPGKYYHQSLALIYLPPLAWLCWQRRGVLAVILLGHAGGRLFCGLLLWSAIALGWSTHASIGDGLVIELSLLLFVTGTAIQLAEDARRWWTLLFCAALGLALTAMLAMLVFPFRDVVWEGAHRLVAFGTWNNPNLAGMGAGAAWLWLWLIPARPGWPARARTAAWWLLALFVIWTFSRSTWLALTLALACLALLQPRPLWRRPRARWLAFLLPLLAWAGWRHIVARGWSYRPQIFSQAMAHIAQSPWLGIGTLSRYRIAVGDQHWEHSHNVWTHAMITLGLPGLLLWGSLWLWTACQAWQARRLPEGRALAVLWVYGSVATQFDAPQLLIQPDVEWALLWLPVAMALGLRWRRLLPGTSGGHEVPARQLASP; encoded by the coding sequence ATGCGCGGATCAGGGTCGTTGCACGCCATTCCCTTCCGGCTCCTCGCCGGCAGGGCTTCGATGGCCTCCTGGCTGTGGCTGGGAACGGTGTGGTTGTGGGTTGGCATGGCTCTGGCGCCGGTCAATCACAGGGTCTGGAATCCCGGCAAGTACTATCACCAGAGTCTGGCCCTGATCTATCTGCCGCCCCTGGCCTGGCTGTGCTGGCAACGCCGCGGGGTGCTGGCGGTGATTCTGCTGGGCCATGCTGGCGGACGATTGTTCTGCGGGCTGCTGCTGTGGTCGGCGATCGCCCTGGGGTGGAGTACCCATGCCAGTATCGGCGATGGCCTCGTGATCGAGCTGTCCCTGCTGCTGTTCGTCACCGGCACGGCCATCCAGCTGGCAGAGGACGCCAGGCGGTGGTGGACGTTGCTGTTCTGCGCCGCACTGGGGCTTGCCCTGACGGCCATGCTGGCGATGCTGGTCTTCCCGTTTCGCGATGTGGTCTGGGAGGGCGCGCACCGACTGGTGGCTTTCGGCACCTGGAACAATCCGAATCTGGCAGGCATGGGGGCGGGGGCCGCCTGGCTGTGGCTGTGGCTGATTCCGGCCCGACCTGGCTGGCCTGCTCGCGCGAGAACGGCGGCATGGTGGCTGCTGGCGCTTTTCGTGATCTGGACCTTCAGCCGCAGCACCTGGCTGGCCCTGACCCTGGCTCTGGCCTGCCTGGCGCTGCTGCAGCCTCGACCGCTGTGGCGGAGACCTCGCGCCCGCTGGCTGGCATTCCTGCTGCCCCTGCTTGCGTGGGCCGGTTGGCGACATATCGTGGCACGAGGCTGGTCGTATCGGCCGCAGATATTCAGCCAGGCGATGGCGCATATCGCACAGTCGCCCTGGCTGGGGATCGGCACCCTGAGTCGATACCGGATTGCCGTCGGCGACCAGCACTGGGAGCACAGCCACAATGTATGGACTCATGCCATGATCACTCTGGGCCTGCCCGGTCTGTTGTTGTGGGGCAGCTTGTGGCTGTGGACCGCCTGCCAAGCCTGGCAGGCGCGTCGCCTGCCCGAAGGCAGGGCGCTGGCCGTGCTGTGGGTCTATGGCAGCGTCGCTACCCAGTTCGATGCGCCTCAGCTGCTGATCCAGCCGGATGTGGAATGGGCCTTGCTGTGGCTGCCGGTGGCCATGGCGCTGGGTTTGCGTTGGCGCCGCCTGTTGCCGGGTACTAGCGGCGGGCATGAGGTCCCGGCACGGCAGCTGGCGTCGCCGTGA
- a CDS encoding glycosyltransferase family 2 protein has protein sequence MPLVTSFSVVICSYNYRAYVLEAVESALGQRRAPKQVIVVDDGSTDGSAELLAEHYGDDSRVTLVLQANGGQLRAMASGIAQASGDVVCMLDSDDYWTDDYLSQLGELYDSRPEVDFVFSDLQHIGQNTSVFRFAHAPVDLAYTAIATWYGGYWYGAPTSGLTFKTALGRRLTAVPEEYFESWRLWADNVLIYGSSLLGAYKYFLPTGSIRYRVHGDNGWMRHHGPRRRFLNAFNNQRLFAHFGQQAGLGPRSVRLLKDEYLLKPLCSWKETRRYARLARAHGESLGRRLGWPLAMIARRWRKA, from the coding sequence ATGCCGCTTGTTACCAGTTTCAGTGTCGTCATCTGCAGTTACAACTACCGTGCCTATGTGCTGGAGGCGGTGGAAAGCGCGCTGGGCCAGCGACGTGCCCCGAAGCAGGTGATCGTGGTGGATGACGGCTCCACCGATGGTTCGGCCGAGCTGCTGGCCGAGCATTACGGCGATGATTCCCGAGTGACCCTGGTGCTGCAGGCCAATGGCGGCCAGTTGCGGGCGATGGCCAGCGGGATCGCCCAGGCCAGCGGCGATGTGGTGTGCATGCTCGATTCCGACGATTACTGGACGGACGATTATCTGAGTCAGCTGGGTGAGCTGTATGACAGTCGCCCCGAGGTCGACTTCGTGTTTTCCGATCTGCAACATATCGGGCAGAACACCAGCGTGTTCCGGTTCGCCCATGCTCCGGTGGACCTGGCCTATACGGCAATAGCCACCTGGTATGGTGGCTATTGGTATGGCGCCCCTACGTCAGGCCTTACCTTCAAGACTGCTCTGGGGCGTCGTCTGACGGCCGTGCCTGAAGAGTATTTCGAGTCATGGCGGTTGTGGGCCGACAATGTGCTGATCTACGGCAGCAGTTTGCTGGGTGCCTACAAGTATTTTCTGCCTACCGGCAGCATCCGCTACCGCGTCCATGGCGACAATGGCTGGATGCGCCATCATGGCCCGCGCCGCCGATTTCTCAATGCTTTCAACAACCAGCGGCTGTTTGCCCATTTCGGCCAGCAAGCCGGGCTGGGACCGCGCAGCGTTCGTCTGCTGAAAGACGAATATCTGCTCAAGCCGTTGTGCTCATGGAAGGAAACCCGTCGTTATGCCCGGTTGGCGCGCGCCCATGGCGAATCGCTGGGGCGTCGTCTGGGCTGGCCCCTGGCCATGATTGCCCGGCGCTGGCGGAAGGCCTGA
- a CDS encoding glycosyltransferase family 2 protein yields the protein MRVSLIVVSYNWRAALQRVLESLALQSRLPDEIIVADDGSSDGTDAMVAGLAEGFPVPLHYQWQEDLGFRAARCRNRAIAAARGDYVILIDGDMILHPAFVADHVALAEQGHFLQGGRLKLTSRESLRLLAGGRPVFAPWVDADFKDWSGTRRLYAFHQPLLARWKARGRNGGRVMSCNMSFWRSDLLAVNGFDERMEGYGAEDRELAVRLENAGVRRRQLKWAALACHLEHRSRAQPDVDDMSLPNNRLFAQTRDQRIRRCERGIDQHPELLTGDPWALSVPPDAGRAC from the coding sequence ATGAGAGTCTCGTTGATCGTGGTGAGTTACAACTGGCGGGCTGCATTGCAGCGCGTGCTGGAGAGTCTGGCCCTCCAAAGCCGTCTGCCTGACGAAATCATCGTCGCCGACGATGGCTCCAGTGACGGCACCGACGCGATGGTGGCGGGTCTGGCAGAAGGGTTTCCGGTGCCGCTGCATTACCAGTGGCAGGAGGATCTGGGCTTTCGGGCGGCACGTTGCCGCAACCGGGCCATCGCGGCCGCCCGCGGTGACTATGTGATTTTGATCGATGGTGACATGATCCTGCATCCGGCTTTTGTCGCCGACCATGTGGCGCTGGCCGAGCAAGGCCATTTTCTGCAGGGCGGCCGCCTCAAGCTGACGTCCCGGGAGTCGCTGCGACTGCTGGCAGGCGGTCGTCCGGTATTTGCGCCCTGGGTGGATGCCGACTTCAAGGACTGGTCCGGCACCCGTCGACTGTATGCCTTCCATCAGCCGCTGCTGGCACGCTGGAAAGCCCGCGGCCGCAATGGTGGCCGGGTGATGAGCTGCAATATGAGCTTCTGGCGCAGTGATCTGCTGGCCGTCAATGGCTTCGATGAGCGGATGGAAGGCTATGGGGCCGAAGATCGCGAGCTGGCGGTGCGTCTGGAGAATGCGGGTGTGCGTCGTCGACAGCTGAAATGGGCGGCTCTGGCCTGCCATCTGGAGCACCGCAGCCGGGCCCAGCCCGATGTGGATGATATGTCACTGCCCAATAACCGCCTGTTCGCCCAGACCAGGGATCAGCGCATTCGCCGCTGTGAGCGCGGCATCGATCAGCATCCCGAGCTGCTGACTGGCGATCCATGGGCGCTGAGCGTGCCGCCGGATGCCGGGCGGGCTTGCTGA
- a CDS encoding EAL domain-containing protein, giving the protein MARPRSRGSRTRHRRALSSSSPRPGFATDGFEGCRLMAELVDDWFSMDDFMSSAADGSLRSAFQPMVGGEQTVVGLEVLIRWIHPRYGLLNAAQFIDHIDSHAAFYEIARISIDSVMELIEDGISGLIFGINISEFDLANPRVIELFCRSRPAFDASSCDVLLEISESIDFSRNKHLMNSVRQLEQAGYHFAIDDFFSDESTTFPIRKINLKAMKLDMHISRSYRSSHNDLVLIKTMVYYCNLMNIVLVAEGVEERDQFVELRAIGVHKFQGYLFSKAVFREDLWSTLEMLGYDPAHEPFTVKRFWKDVYRIGA; this is encoded by the coding sequence ATGGCCCGACCCCGCAGCAGGGGATCCAGGACCAGGCATCGGCGGGCACTGTCATCTTCGTCCCCACGGCCCGGATTCGCGACAGATGGTTTTGAAGGGTGTCGGTTGATGGCAGAGTTGGTGGATGACTGGTTTTCCATGGATGACTTCATGTCATCGGCCGCCGACGGATCCTTGCGGTCAGCATTTCAGCCCATGGTCGGCGGAGAACAGACGGTGGTCGGACTGGAGGTGCTGATCCGCTGGATTCATCCGCGGTACGGCCTTTTGAATGCCGCGCAATTCATCGACCATATCGACAGTCATGCCGCGTTTTACGAAATCGCCAGGATATCCATCGACTCGGTGATGGAGCTGATCGAGGACGGTATTTCCGGCCTGATCTTCGGCATCAATATCAGCGAATTCGATCTGGCCAATCCTCGCGTGATCGAGCTGTTCTGCCGCAGCCGCCCCGCCTTCGATGCCAGCAGCTGCGATGTGCTGCTGGAAATCTCGGAAAGCATCGACTTCAGCCGCAACAAGCATCTGATGAATTCGGTCCGTCAGCTGGAGCAGGCTGGCTATCACTTCGCCATCGATGACTTTTTTTCGGACGAGAGCACCACCTTTCCGATACGCAAGATCAATCTCAAGGCGATGAAGCTGGACATGCATATTTCCAGGTCTTATCGCTCATCGCACAACGATCTGGTCCTGATCAAGACCATGGTCTACTACTGCAATCTGATGAATATCGTGCTGGTCGCCGAGGGTGTCGAGGAGCGCGACCAGTTCGTCGAACTGCGGGCCATCGGCGTTCACAAGTTCCAGGGCTACCTGTTTTCCAAGGCGGTTTTCCGCGAAGACTTGTGGTCGACCCTTGAAATGCTGGGCTATGACCCGGCCCATGAGCCTTTTACCGTGAAGCGATTCTGGAAGGATGTCTATCGCATCGGCGCCTGA